TATTCACTGTACTCAAACACCGTACGAGGACCCAAAACACTATCTTGAGTTGAATCATTTTTAAACACGTATCCGTGTCATTTACAAACAAAATCTTTAATTAAGAGATTGTTTGGCCAGATTTAaacaccaacttattttactatttaatttatttttattattatttatgagttttaatgtattttctttcaaaaaaaaaaaaaaagagttttaatgtactttttgatactactattcataagtcttaccatactatttcagttactttttacatttattttttacatttatttacagtactctcaataaaaaaatttcagtttcaacaaaatatacGGATCCCATACATaccttaaattaaaaatttttgtgaCACAATCATTTTGGTGCATGTGACAGATTCCGAGTAATTAGTAATTACCATAAGAAAGTTATAgagttataatttataaaaaaagaaaagaaaaaaaaaagggtaaaaatagCAActgataattatatatatatatatatatatatatatatatatatatattatgataaaTCCAAGAAACTAGAATTAAATTCTTACCAGAATCAGGGGCTTGATGGTGTCAATACTGAAGTCAGACCCATCTTCTTGCATCTGATCAAGAAGCACATCCAAGAAATCACCATGTCTGGTTGTCTTATCAGTCTCTCTGTGTTTCAAACGCGTAGCAATGATGTCATCAAATATCTCATGCATCCTCTTATAGGAAACCTGAACATGGCGTCTCACTCCTTGTAAATCAAACCTCTTCAACATCGGAAAGTAATCCGAAACATTAGGCTTCCCAGCATCCATCATAATCCTCCAAACAAGTTCCTTGAATTCCTGAGCTGATTCAAAATCCGGGTCCACTATATCCACCGAGAAAATAGTGTTTGATATAAGATTCAACGTGGTAGCAAAAGCTAAGGACCCAATATCAACTGGGGTACCCTTATATTTGTTTATGTGAGCTATGAGTTGGTGCACTTTCTTGTGACGAAAGTGTTGTAACAAGTCGAGGCGTTGAGAAGTGAACATTTGGGTGCTACATATGCGTCTACGGTTGCGCCACCTGTGGTCACCGGGGACCCAAGCAAGAGTGCCTTCTGGGTGTGGTTGAGTGGCTACTGAGTCAGGGACAGGtcggttagaaaagttttggtCATGGGTGTGAAGGATTTCTTTGGTGGTTTCAGCAGAGGAAGCAACTATGGTGGTGACAGAGCCAAATTTGAGAGTCATCAAGGGACCAAACTCTTTGGCCATTGCGGAGAGAGTTTCATGGGGTCTAGGACCAAGTTGGTGAAGATTACCAATGATAGGGAGGCCATTTGGGCCTGGTGGGAGGTTTTTGGTGTTGGATTTGCGAAGAAATTTGGGTCGGATGAAGAACAAGACGAGAGTAATGCAGAATAGGAAGATGTGGATTGCCTCCATTTCCGTGTTTGAGTGTCAGAGAGGCTGTGTTTTTTCATGAAAGTTGCTGGACATTATATAGGCTTAGCGTGTGATGATAGCAAGGACTCGGTCCAATAAGACAGGAaagtgtttgtttatttatatttttaattgaaataataaagaaaattatttatttatttatatttttaattgaaataataagaagaagagtatagttttaaaaatcagCCAGTTGGACCAGATCAACCGGCTAGGGTGTGAACAATAGAGGTGAACAATAGTGAATAGtgtagaaaaagagaaaaaaagaaagaagattagAATTGAAGTAGCTGAGGAGAGAGGGTTCAATGGAGGCACAAGCCTAGGCATACTGCGGCTAGAGGAGTAAATCTAACTACTGTAATAATAAATCTTTGGAGAAAGAGGGCACAGGATATTGTTGTGATATGACGCAATCATGCGGTTTTCTAAGAAGCATGGACACTTCAAAAGCCCCGGGCGTATCCGTGTCGGACATGCCTAGGACACTTTTGCATGCATTTCCTCATtatattggggaaaaaaatattttttttcttatttaaaaagaatatcttttaattttagatatgcttttaaagttttttttttttttttgtgctctcGCACAGTGTATCCTAAAGGCTTTAAGGCTTTCAATCAGAGACTAATTACTGTTCGCAGCGGATGGACCCACGATGGTGTAAAGCACTGGCACAAGAAAGcttttaaagattttgatagtcatttattttgaaaacttataaataaacataaaatatgcctataaatcaataaaatatacctaaaaatatataataattaattaattaattaatcaattgtAATATCCCAACTTGTCGTgccctaatttttcaaaatttttctatttttagaattatgattaaatgattaaattcacaaatttcacttttgggATGAATTGGTAATTCACCATCCGTGTCCGAGTCCGTGCTTTATAGGCGGTTTTTAGGCCGAAGGAAcaagatattttttttggggcaaAATATGGATTTACAAATTATTACTCCCTTATCTGTACTCGTGAAaacctacccaaaaaaaaaaaaaaaaaaaaaccctacccaaaatataaagaaaaacataataatacAATAATAGTTTGAAAGGCACATTGGGGACATTGGATGATGCACCTCACGCATGACGCGGTATGGCAGCCAGGTGTAtttgttttaggtttttatGTTTGAAATATTGATTAGCATCTAATTTAAtacctttttattttggaataaaTCTctacccaaagaaaaaaaaacctttcaatCCTTTTAAGTTGAGGgtagtccaaaaaaaaaaaaagttgagggTAGtccaattaaattatttattcttaattatgttgtaaataaataaataaataaataatattataacaaaatttttttttgtaatgctaatttgattgattgttcatacttttttttcataCTCATTTTATATaaggtatgaaattttatttgaaattgctTATATtggtttaaatatattttgtaaactattaattaaattatttatgaaattatCGGTTCGACCATCGATCTAATCCTAGTTGAActtaaaaaccaaaattcaCTTTATTTTTCAGTTCCTTCATCGATTGGGTCTTTAAAATAGgaatctatattaaaaaaaagtacaaaacaAAAGTTTAAGTGACAACATTAAAGGAAGTTAGCAAAAGGTCAAAGACtttcatttatattatatatatatatatatatatatatttttagtctAGTACACTTAGTTCCAACCATATTTGTCcgtttatttttaaagttagcCAATGTTCAACattataaaatctaaatttgtaAAGTATATTCCTATTTTGGGATTCATTGATAATCTAGTAGTAATGATATGCTTTGTGGTGTGTTATATTTATGATTCTAACCTTGTTTCTTCCTCTTCGCTATATatctatttattaaaaaaaatagcaaatttaccttttaaataaaattaatcaacaaaaataaattatataaatgacACAATGTgagtttataaatttatatagttGTTTCAAGCCTCAAAGTGATAAGGTTAATTTGAGATTATGCTTATAACTCTAGCTATCATCTTTCTCTATTTGTTGTCGTTTCAAAGAAATGATAAATAAGTATATTAATTAAAGGTTttatttcattgatttattttcaCATTGTCTAACATTGCGCAAGCATGATGCATGCATGCATTTTCAACCTACTACAATATGGAAAGGGCAGTGTGCATGTCCTCTTTTAAGCAATgtggggcaagttatactacacacaacacattttcttaaacaatgtgggacaattgccccaccctcccttaaaagttaccatggtttttgagtggagttgtggtgtgtttttgtgttagaacccatTTCCATCTCTcctgtgtgtgtttgtttctaaaaaaaaaagaaaaaagaaaaaagggtaaTAGTGTGTCAAGAATCTAGATATTGCATGTCTCATATTTATCCGTATGAAACTTTCATTTaagagttaagaaaaaaaaaaaaatcattgaaaagGTTAGAAGCAAATATCTCATTTATCAAggtgacaaaaaaataatattacaaagCTTAAACAGGCAAGTGGAGTCTagcattaaatttttaattctttattttgattcattaattttttgaataagtTAGAGTTTATTTACAAACTATTTTCATACAATTTTTGCTTTAGAAACAcatatgtttatatttgttaGTGCATATTAGCTACCaaaatatatacttaaattaacCAAGTAACTCatccatttcatttcatttatataaaaagaaaaaagaaaaaaaagaagaagtaattcATCTACACTTCaatgataatattttataaaacatgaattaaaagtattttattgcaaaacttttctttaaaattacaCATTCTATACTAATTATGAAAATACCATGGACGTACAT
The sequence above is drawn from the Quercus robur chromosome 7, dhQueRobu3.1, whole genome shotgun sequence genome and encodes:
- the LOC126693292 gene encoding geraniol 8-hydroxylase-like isoform X2 — encoded protein: MEAIHIFLFCITLVLFFIRPKFLRKSNTKNLPPGPNGLPIIGNLHQLGPRPHETLSAMAKEFGPLMTLKFGSVTTIVASSAETTKEILHTHDQNFSNRPVPDSVATQPHPEGTLAWVPGDHRWRNRRRICSTQMFTSQRLDLLQHFRHKKVHQLIAHINKYKGTPVDIGSLAFATTLNLISNTIFSVDIVDPDFESAQEFKELVWRIMMDAGKPNVSDYFPMLKRFDLQGVRRHVQVSYKRMHEIFDDIIATRLKHRETDKTTRHGDFLDVLLDQMQEDGSDFSIDTIKPLILDLFIAGSDTSGLTTEWAMAELLRKPKTLQKARDEVLQVIGTHGEIKESDIDRFPYIQAVVKETLRLHPPAPLLLPYIAGNDVEVSGYTIYKGNQVLVNAWSIGRNPKYWIDPLSFEPERFVGSNLDFKGRDFEYIPFGAGRRICPGLPLAQRMVILMLGSILHSFNWKLPEGITPENLDMSEQFGITLKKANSLCAVPFGE
- the LOC126693292 gene encoding geraniol 8-hydroxylase-like isoform X1 encodes the protein MEAIHIFLFCITLVLFFIRPKFLRKSNTKNLPPGPNGLPIIGNLHQLGPRPHETLSAMAKEFGPLMTLKFGSVTTIVASSAETTKEILHTHDQNFSNRPVPDSVATQPHPEGTLAWVPGDHRWRNRRRICSTQMFTSQRLDLLQHFRHKKVHQLIAHINKYKGTPVDIGSLAFATTLNLISNTIFSVDIVDPDFESAQEFKELVWRIMMDAGKPNVSDYFPMLKRFDLQGVRRHVQVSYKRMHEIFDDIIATRLKHRETDKTTRHGDFLDVLLDQMQEDGSDFSIDTIKPLILDLFIAGSDTSGLTTEWAMAELLRKPKTLQKARDEVLQVIGTHGEIKESDIDRFPYIQAVVKETLRLHPPAPLLLPYIAGNDVEVSGYTIYKGNQVLVNAWSIGRNPKYWIDPLSFEPERFVGSNLDFKGRDFEYIPFGAGRRICPGLPLAQRMVILMLGSILHSFNWKLPEGITPENLDMSEQFGITLKKANSLCAVPFVE